One segment of Brassica napus cultivar Da-Ae chromosome C3, Da-Ae, whole genome shotgun sequence DNA contains the following:
- the LOC106389993 gene encoding protein TIFY 8 produces the protein MMVNHNNDDRTTDVDSHLRQKEQDKLLFHDFLGSKTETLASTSMADHSLALDKAVKLAMTSASSVGRRGGLSSTSDLVERQGSGGGNHLDGRQLFGPRSEVSGSIMSNRFSGTKRSNSDSQFTSQEHPETLHWSKMLRNGPGSLSMNMNHMANQPPRGGGGQISHLLHQLSSSRFKDENAGPSVIAQTAADEGSRTGMKGPGVTSPFTMPNPSRVECFAPSSNRNRKELTSSTKQMTIFYGGQAHVFDDVHPNKADVIMTLAGSSGGSWSTDLSHIPKTKNNTSDGPDKLSQMYEGGSSRETPFLSSEFRARPGHQATSSACQRIFTQPGREHQGGIISRGREIRDPVHVSDPEKKPHD, from the exons ATGATGGTGAACCACAACAATGACGATCGTACTACTGATGTTGATTCTCACCTCCGCCAAAAAGAACAAGATAAGCTCTTGTTCCATGACTTCCTAGGATCCAAGACTGAAACTTTAGCTTCCACTTCCATGGCTGACCACAGTCTAGCTCTGGATAAGGCAGTTAAACTGGCCATGACTTCAGCTTCCTCCGTCGGTCGGCGCGGTGGTCTTTCCTCAACCTCCGATCTTG TTGAAAGACAAGGCAGCGGTGGGGGGAATCATCTTGATGGGAGACAACTGTTTGGACCTAGAAGTGAGGTTTCAGGCTCAATCATGAGCAATCGATTTTCAGGAACCAAGAGAAGTAACTCTGATTCACAGTTCACGTCTCAAGAGCACCCAGAGACTCTGCACTGGTCCAAG ATGCTAAGAAACGGACCTGGAAGCCTTTCCATGAATATGAATCATATGGCAAACCAGCCTCcacgaggaggaggaggacaaATCAGTCATTTGCTTCATCAGCTGTCTTCAAGCAGGTTCAAGGATGAAAACGCGGGACCATCAGTTATTGCACAGACAGCTGCAGATGAAGGTTCACGAACAGGGATGAAAGGTCCAGGTGTAACGAGTCCTTTTACAATGCCAAATCCGAGCAGAGTCGAATGTTTTGCCCCCTCAAG TAACAGGAATAGGAAAGAGTTGACATCGAGTACTAAGCAAATGACTATCTTCTATGGTGGTCAAGCTCATGTCTTTGATGATGTTCACCCAAACAAG GCGGATGTGATAATGACTTTGGCAGGATCAAGCGGGGGCTCATGGTCTACGGATTTGTCTCATATACCAAAGACAAAGAACAACACAAGCGATGGCCCAGACAAACTAAGCCAAATGTATGAAGGAGGCAGCTCTAGAGAAACACCGTTTTTGTCTTCAGAGTTTCGTGCAAGGCCGGGTCATCAAGCAACCTCCAGTGCCTGTCAGAGGATCTTTACACAACCAG GTAGAGAACATCAAGGAGGTATTATCTCAAGGGGACGAGAAATAAGAGATCCGGTTCACGTATCAGATCCTGAAAAGAAGCCACATGATTAA
- the LOC106389992 gene encoding transcriptional corepressor LEUNIG yields the protein MSQTNWEADKMLDVYIYDYLVKRDLKATAQAFQAEGKVSSDPVAIDAPGGFLFEWWSVFWDIFIARTNEKHSEVAASYIETQMIKAREQQLQQSQHPQISQQQQQIQMQQLLLQRAQQQQQQQHNQQHQNQPPSQQQQQQQQQPAPQHQQQSAPQQPPQRRAPPHLTNGSANGLVGSNSDPVWRQNSGSGSALASNNKAYEERVKMPTQRDSLDETAMKRFGDNVGQLLDPNHASMLKSAGASGQPAGQVLHGASGGISPQVQARNQQLSGSAMDIKSEINPVLTPRTPVPEGSLIGIPGSNQGNNLTLKGWPLTGFDQLRSGLLQQQKPFMQSPQSFHQLNMLTPQHQQQLMMAQQNLNSQTVNEENRRLKMLLNNRSMSLGKDGLVSSVGDVLPNVGSSLQPGGTLLPRGDTDMLLKLKMALLQQQHQQQGGGNLPQPQSLNQHSLSNQQSHSSNHNIHQQDKLGGGGSITMDGSMSNSFRGNEQGLKNQTGRKRKQPVSSSGPANSTGTANTTGPSPGSAPSTPSTHTPGDAVSMPNLPRSGSSKAITMFGTDGTATLTSPSNQLADMDRFVEDGSLDDNVESFLSNEDGDQRDAIGRCMDVSKGFTFTEVNSVRASTSKVTCCHFSSDGKMLASAGHDKKAVLWHTDTMKPKTTLEEHTAMITDVRFSPSLPRLATSSFDKTVRVWDADNKGYSIRTFMGHSSMVTSLDFHPNKDDLICSCDTDGEIRYWSINNGSYTRVYKGGSTQLRFQPRVGKYLAASSANVVSVLDVETQACRHSLQGHANQINSVCWDPSGDFLASVSEDMVKVWTLGTGSEGECVHELSCNGNKFQSCVFHPTYPSLLVIGCYQSLELWNMSENKTMTLPAHEGLIASLAVSTATGLVASASHDKLVKLWK from the exons atgtctCAGACCAACTGGGAAGCTGATAAAAT GTTAGATGTGTATATCTACGATTATCTTGTGAAAAGAGACTTAAAAGCTACAGCTCAGGCTTTCCAAGCTGAAGGGAAAGTGTCATCGGATCCAGTCG CTATTGACGCACCTGGCGGATTTCTGTTTGAGTGGTGGTCTGTCTTCTGGGATATATTTATTGCTAGGACTAATGAGAAGCATTCCGAGGTTGCAGCATCTTACATTGAG ACACAGATGATTAAAGCGCGAGAACAGCAGTTGCAGCAATCTCAACATCCACAGATCtcacagcagcagcagcaaatACAAATGCAACAACTCTTATTGCAACGTGCACAacaacagcagcagcaacaacataACCAGCAACATCAAAACCAACCACCTTCtcaacagcagcagcagcagcagcaacagccAGCGCCTCAACACCAACAGCAGTCAGCACCTCAGCAGCCACCACAGAGGAGAGCTCCGCCCCACCTGACAAATGGATCAGCAAACGGACTTGTTGGTAGTAACAGCGACCCAGTTTGGAGGCAAAACTCTGGGTCTGGGAGTGCCTTGGCAAGTAATAATAAGGCATACGAGGAGAGGGTCAAAATGCCTACTCAGAGGGATTCCTTAGATGAGACTGCTATGAAG CGATTTGGGGACAATGTTGGGCAACTGTTGGATCCAAATCATGCATCGATGTTGAAGTCTGCTGGAGCTTCTGGACAGCCTGCAGG GCAAGTGTTACATGGTGCAAGTGGCGGTATCTCTCCACAGGTTCAAGCTCGAAATCAGCAACTTTCTGGGTCTGCTATG GATATTAAAAGTGAGATCAATCCTGTGCTCACTCCCAGAACTCCTGTTCCAGAAGGGTCATTGATTGGAATTCCTG GTTCAAATCAAGGCAACAACCTTACACTTAAAGGGTGGCCACTCACT GGATTTGATCAGCTTCGTTCTGGTCTTCTCCAGCAGCAAAAACCATTTATGCAATCTCCACAGTCTTTTCACCAGCTCAACATGTTGACTCCGCAACATCAGCAGCAGCTCATGATGGCTCAACAGAATCTAAATTCACAAACCGTCAATGAAGAGAACAGAAGACTGAAAATGCTATTGAACAACCGGAGCATGAGCCTCGGAAAGGATGGTCTTGTGAGTTCTGTTGGGGATGTGTTGCCTAATGTTGGATCGTCTTTACAGCCTGGTGGCACTCTTTTGCCTCGTGGAGACACCGACATGCTACTAAAG TTAAAGATGGCTCTGTTACAGCAGCAGCATCAACAGCAGGGTGGTGGAAATCTACCACAGCCACAGTCACTTAATCAGCACTCTCTTTCAAATCAGCAATCACATAGTTCAAATCACAACATTCATCAACAAGATAAATTGGGCGGAGGTGGTAGTATTACCATGGATGGTAGCATGTCAAATTCCTTTAGAGGAAATGAACAG GGATTGAAGAATCAGACTGGGAGGAAAAGAAAGCAACCGGTTTCGTCTTCTGGTCCAGCTAATAGTACAGGAACTGCCAACACTACGGGCCCATCGCCAGGCTCAGCACCTTCCACACCTTCAACTCATACTCCTGGAGATGCGGTTTCTATGCCTAATCTGCCTCGTAGTGGCTCCTCCAAAGCAATAACTATGTTTGGCACTGATGGAACTGCCACTCTTACATCTCCATCAAATCAGTTG GCTGATATGGATAGATTTGTGGAAGATGGGTCACTTGATGACAACGTTGAGTCTTTTTTATCCAATGAGGATGGTGATCAACGGGACGCCATTGGACGGTGTATGGATGTTAGTAAAG GTTTCACGTTTACTGAAGTGAATTCAGTACGTGCGAGCACAAGCAAAGTTACATGTTGCCATTTCTCATCGGATGGAAAAATGCTTGCTAGTGCTGGACATGACAAAAAG GCTGTACTATGGCATACAGACACTATGAAGCCGAAGACCACCCTTGAGGAGCACACGGCTATGATAACAGATGTCCGTTTTAGTCCCAGCCTGCCTCGCCTTGCAACTTCTTCGTTTGATAAAACTGTCAGGGTTTGGGATGCTGATAAT AAAGGTTACTCCATTCGTACTTTCATGGGACATTCTTCTATGGTTACGTCACTTGACTTCCATCCCAATAAGGATGATCTCATATGTTCCTGTGACACTGATGGCGAAATAAGGTACTGGAGCATCAACAATGGAAGTTACACAAGAGTGTACAAG GGTGGTAGCACTCAGTTGAGGTTTCAACCACGTGTCGGAAAGTATCTAGCTGCTTCGTCAGCAAATGTTGTATCTGTTCTAGATGTTGAAACACAAGCTTGTCGACACTCTTTGCAG GGCCATGCTAATCAGATAAACTCGGTTTGCTGGGATCCTTCTGGTGACTTCTTGGCATCGGTTAGTGAAGATATGGTAAAAGTTTGGACGCTGGGGACAGGTAGTGAAGGAGAATGTGTTCATGAGCTGAGCTGCAATGGCAACAAGTTCCAGTCTTGTGTTTTCCATCCCACTTACCCTTCCCTACTCGTCATTGGTTGTTACCAG TCTTTAGAACTATGGAACATGTCAGAGAACAAGACGATGACATTGCCGGCTCACGAAGGGCTAATTGCGTCATTGGCTGTTTCGACTGCGACTGGATTGGTTGCATCTGCTAGTCACGACAAGCTAGTGAAGCTGTGGAAGTGA